The nucleotide window AGGAGCATGAGGACCCACAACACCCCCTGCTGGGAGATGGACTGGACTAGGACTACCAGCTGCATATCCGTTTTGGTGCGGAGGCGATTGCCATCCCCCCTGTTGCTGTTGCATTGGAGATTGCCATCCTTGTTGATGCTGCTGCGCCTGATattgttgctgttgaaAATGATTTTGCTGACCACCGGCAGCTACATTTGCCCAGCTAGGCTGTGATTGAGGTGGATATGCTGTTTGTTGCTGATTTACAGTGCCTGGGTAACCATAATGTtgatgttgttgctgctgttgttgcgGACCTGTAGGCTCTTGAGAGCCGCAACATATTTTTAGTAGGCTTGTAAGTACGGATACGAGAGACATAGCGGGAAGTCTGCAAGCTGTTACGGCTGAGGAGCAAACAGAGTATTGCATTGGAAAgtaaaaggaaaggaaagatgaatAAAAGTTGTAAACAAACCTACGAAAAGCCAAGCCTGCAAAACAGGATCAATTCCGTTAGTGGTGTTCCTATTTTTAATCCGTGCAACATAATATTAGATGCCGATCACAATTTGGTTTCGCCAGTAACGATGACCACCATCGATCCAGGAGCGGAGTTAGCCAAGATTCTGCATGGTATGCAGTACGTAGCAATTATGCAGAGCCTTTGACTAATCAAGTGCGACAAACGTTACAATGCATGATGCCAAAATGCTCTAACAACCACTGATTTAGTCGGTCAGCCGGGCCCCGCCAACCCGAGAACTTCTTTCGGCTCATGTACCCCCATGCCCAGGTAGCTTGCCTCCAAATTGATCTCTGTCCCGTCCTTGAGTATTTGTCTTTTTCACCtgatctttttcttccttctcctcgacaTTTCGATCCCTGGCCCTTGAGACTTCTTTTGCCCACCACGCTTCCATTTCATCGCTTACTGAGATCCTCTGCACACTGGCGTCGGAGAGCATTTCTAATGTTTTGGACATTTTCCGAAGCTACGGCTCATAAGTCAGCAATCGTGGAACCGTAAATGCAGCAAATATATATCACTTGATGCTCGATGGCCACATAATCTCGCTGCTTTAAGGGAGGATTTCTGAAATTATATCTTAGATGCAAGAGAAAAGCCGGGCGAATCTGCTGTGTAATTCCACGGTACGGTACGGTAATGTTAATCCTGTTTGCTGTTGAAAAGGTGTTGGGACCTCACCGGTGGCTTGCTAAGTGCAATTCTCATTCCCCTGCACAGGAATCCATCAGCCTTTTCTCATCCATCGATAGCCTTCAGTTTACCGAGAAATGACGTACTCTCTATAGAGATTTATCACGTCTTGTTGCAAGCCTGATCTAACCATATTGCTGGgatctctctctctttaAGTTGACAGTTATAATGCCTGACTTTGCAGTGGTTGAAatgcagaagaggagagcCAAGAAAAAGCAGTGAAGCGAAACTACAGACTCTACGAAAGATAATAGCAGGTTCGTTACGTaggaggagggcgaagaagagggtggaggCAGCAAGGCGGATGGAGCCGAAAGACGGATTTGATTCCGTCGTAGTTCATCGCGGTCAATGATGGTGGTCGCTGTCGCGGCCTCAGCTCATATCGACACTACGACATCCGCTTCCACTTCTCACTTTTCATccatttctctttctcaacCGACAATGAACACGCTTCTCCAGCAAGTACAACAACCATCAAAGCTCGACGCGTTCACGGCAGCCGAAGACGAGTTTGCCAGCTCAGACCCCGCCGCCTGGGGCAGTATGGCCGGCTTCGGTAACCTTTCTCGAACAGGGAGTGTTTCTGGCATGAGTGTACCCCGAGTGCACGATGTAAGTTTCTGGAAGAGTTCAGACCACAGCATCAACCTGATAAACTTGTATTGTAGCCTACTTCATTCCTTGACATGCACACCGACTCAATGTCTGCCAACCCAGAGGCCAAGATTAAGATTGCTCACGGCACGACAACCCTCGCTTTCCGTTTCAAGGGAGGTATCATTGTCGCCGTGGATTCTAGGGCTACTGCAGGGAGTTATGTTGGTGAGTATGGTGCTTATCTGGATATAGCAATGCACCTAATGACGTTCCCTCATAGCTTCCGGCACTGTCAAGAAGGTTATCGAAATCAACAAATTTCTACTCGGAACCATGGCCGGTGGTGCGGCCGACTGTCAATACTGGTGCGTCAATAGCTGATCATTAAAAGCTACTATACTAATTCCCTGCTTTAGGGAAACATATCTTGGCATGCAGTGTCGACTGCACGAATTGAGGAATAAGGAAAGGATTTCTGTTGCAGCTGCATCCAAGATCCTTTCCAATATCGTCTACCAATACAAAGGGATGGGATTGAGTATGGTCAGTCGTTCTCTTGTTCAGCAATTTGGAACTTTTGAACTGACATGTTGCTTCCTGTAGGGTACCATGGTTTGTGGCTGGGACAAGACTGGACCATGCATATTCTACGTCGACGATGATGGGCAAAGACTTAAAGGCGATCTCTTCTCTGTTGGTTCGGGTAGTACTTTCGCCTATGGCGTGCTCGACCAGGTTAGTGTTGTCAGGGTACTGCCATTTTGAAGAGAAGTCACTGACTTAATTTAGGGCTATAAATGGGATCTTAGTGACGAGGAGGCTCAAGAGCTTGGAAGGCGGTCAATCGTTGCTGCTGGTCATAGAGACGCTTATTCTGGTAATACCTGTAACTTGTATCACGTCAGACAAGAGGGTTGGGAATTTATTGGTATGGGTTTTTCTCTCCTATGGTTTTTTGCGAAACTAAATGTGCACATCGCAGGCAACTATGACATCAACGAGCTGTGGTATGAATacgaagggaagaagaaggctgctcGGGAAGCGGCAGCTGGATCTCCTATGGCGGTGGAAGCTTAGACGGTAGAAGGAATGTAATGCATGTATACATAAGATtatcctcatccatccctTGCACAGCTTTGGGCTGTTTAGGTCATCGAATGGAGAGATGTACTTTGTGCTTCCCACATCACCTGCGTCGCGTATTTATTGATTAATTGACAACCCGTACTTCTTTGATAAATAGACAATGATGCAACTTTAAGAGCGCCTCCCATACCACAAGGACGCAAAATTATCTATTACATAGTTATACAAGTAGTGCTCTAGTATACATGATTGATTACCTGACCTAGGTGGTAAAACACCAATGCAAACACTTCATTTGCTGTTTACACGCATTTACAAATTACAACCAAGAGTGCCATCCTGTGGGACGATATCAATGAACAATGAAATACAGAGATAGTTCGTTAAAGCTTACCCCGGAAGATAGTCGCTAAATTGTTCACATCCCGAGCTTCTTGGATGAGCTGGTTAACCCGATATTGTACTGATAGCTCCTTCGAAAGATTTTCTCTTGTTTCTCTCATAATCCTATCGGCCTTTTCTTGTCCGCGTTCCGGATACATTTTATGATGGCCATCTTGtgctttcttcattttgTCATCCACCATCCACGTATGAAGTGGATCTTGTTTGAATACTTCCAGGATGGTAAGTACGACATCTGAAGAATCGATGAGGGTCTGGAGTACAAGCTGCGAGCATTGCCGGAATGCACCATTCACCCCAGTAACACCTAAAGCGTCGACCAAGTCATCTGTGAGCCGAAAAGGTACAAGCTCAGGGATTGGGAGTATACGTCCCTAACAACATCCACTTAGCTAAAGGTGAAATCATTGGCATTATTACTTACTGCCCCAAAAGCAATGCCAAAATCAATGTGAACGAGCTCCCCTGTGCACTCATCCATGAGGATATTGGAACAATGTCTATCACCTATTTCCAGAACCCAACCGACAATACTTGTCACAGCAAGGCTTCGAGCATAAGTCAGTTTCATCGAAAACCAGGCCATTGGGTCACGATATTTTTCAGTAAATAAGTGCCGCATGACAGGGTGGAAGCGTTTCTTCAGTTTCATCCACGTTTGAATAATCTTCTCGTCGTTGTTTTTTACTGACTGCACTTCCTGCATCGTCTTTAAGAAATCATGGGAAGTGATGTCTTTGGGATGATACCTGAAGATGGCTGCGTCAGCGGTATCCCACTTCGTTCCTTACACTTACTTCTCATGGGCTGGTGGTAAGTACTTGATGAGAGGTTTCGTGCCCACGACAAACTCAATCACTCCAGTGGCATCTGGAAGGGCCAATACTCCGTACGTTCTGTATCGAAGCTTTCTGGAACGAGTTTGACGATTTCGATTAAGGAGATCGTTGACAAGAACGAAAATCTGCTCCATCACCGCATCTTGCCGGAATCCGTCGTCTTTCTTAAACTATACAAAGTAAATTAATCTGGCTTATTCAGCCAAGAACCAAAGCAAGACATACCAGTTGAGTATATTTTTGTCCGTTGGAATCGAAGCATGTCATGACTTTGGGCCTTGATAGCCCGCCAGCCCTTGTATACCACTCTGAGAAATGGTCGAAAGTGGCAATATCTTTGTATTGACAAGTAACATCTATCGATGGGGCGCTAGTGGCGACAGGTATATCCCGAGGAGTCTTTCGAAGTGGACTATCACTTGGAAGTTTGTACTCCAAACGCTTATCTTTCTCGACGAAAGAAGTCCACTCCATCGCAATTGCTACAAACCTTTTCATAGATCTTGCAGCACCAGCAGCCAGCCGATTTGACGCCGAACTTGTCAGTCTCATCATAATGTCATCAGCGGCACTCTTGCGCCCAAGCATCGAGGAGTTTGTTGACTGTGGCTGCTTGTGTTCCCAAAGTAGCGGTATAACATGATAAAGGGTATGATAAGGGTGATCCTGACTCATTCGAAACATAAGTCCATTGAGGGTGGCATTAAAGATGGTGGGAGATTCTGGGCGGTGAAGACGAGCAGCGAGCTGTGgggcaaggaagatgaatttGTATGACGGTACTTTTCGAATGGCGCGAGAAAAAATGACGTtactttcttcatttttgtCGTTCTCGAGCCAGAGAGTAACTAATCGGGTGATGCAGTTGTTGAAGTTATCGGTCATACTAACAGCCTCCGCGTAGAACTGTAAAGCAGCGTTAAGGTATTGCTTTTGCTGCATCTCAAATTTCTTCAGTTTTTCCTCGTCAAGTTCAGCTTCGCGAACGGCAGAATTTTTCTGATCGCTTTCACGAGCTCGAGATTGTCTTGCTGAAAGTCGCAAAACCTGAGAAGCGCGAAGTTTGCTGTACTCTTTGAGTTCTTTAACGTCGGCCGAAGATGATTGGCTGACATATTGCTTATCTGCAAAGCAAGCGAATTGATAGAAGATTTCTGCGTGCTCTGATACATCGGCCGTCGATCTTTTGATAGACTTGGTGACATTGGAAAACATTCCAAAGATTTCGTGAGCTGCTTTGAGCCGAGCTTCTGACGCCCAATGGGCCTAAAGAGACGTATAAGATATGGTATTCCTCTTGAGAGTCTTAAGGAAACTTACTAAACGTCCCTCAAGGGCAGGGATTCTCTGTCCTTTagatttcttcttcttttcccgCAGCAGAAGATCCTCCAACAACTGGATAGCTAGTGTATGCTCGCCTTGCTTCCACAACACTTCGCAAAAAACGTCCTGCGCCTCATCTATCTCTCCTACATCGGCCTGCAGTTTTTGCAAAGCTGTCAGTGAATTGATGGCAGCTTGGAGATTGTTCGATTTGAGAGCTAGTCTGCTGAGCTTGATATGACACGTGCTTTCTGCTTTAATCACAAGTTCCATTTTGGGGGTAAGGACATCACCGATCATATCTCGACTCTCGCGTTGCTTGACTGAATCAAACACTGAAAGACGAGTAGCAATTATTCTTTCGGCACTTGCAAATCTAGGCGTCGTGATCAGCAGTGAAATTGCGGATGTGTCCTGGAATGCACGCACTCAAATCTATCATTAATATCTTGCAGATCACGAAGGGTACCCCTATCGATCGCTTCATGTATCTCTTGTTGCAGCTGAGGGTCCAACCAGCGATTCAATTCTCGGAGGCATAATAAATTTGTCACCGTCGATTGAATAGATGTCAGCATTTCCTTCTGAAGGCCACCCAAACGCGTCATCTCTGCGTGTACCGCCTTATCAACGATCTTGGAGGCTGACTCGTAGCTTTTACTACGGTGAACAGCACTCAAAGCCGAGTATAGTAATCCAGAAGATGTTGCGCCGGATTCCCTACCGATAGGAAGATTCCAGTCGCCCGTACGCCAGCTCAAGTCGGCAAAAAACGGATCATCCAGAGGAACAGACCCGCTCGTTCTAGTTTCAGTAGCTACGACGGATGCAAGACGAGACAGGCCGATGTcgtgaagatgatgaaggactGGAATAGCGGATCTAGAATCACTCCCATTAACATTGTAGACTGCCCCTGCCCATCCAAGCGCTTCCCAGGACAAGCCCTCATGCTCAAGTCGGCGTCGTAGGGAATCTCGGATGTCCTTGTTTTGCACGCCGTAGAAGCCGTCAGGATCTTCCACATTACTGTAAATGTCGTACATTATCTGCGCATCATTAGCCAAGATTGGCTGTTGGAATGATTCCAACACTTACCTCACGTACTCTGGGTTCTCCAAGATCTAACCATCCCCCCTGGTCATTTGCGAGCTCAAGAAACAGTAATGCCGAAACATACAAACCACACTTGACCGCGGCTTTGCTTAGATCAACAAAGTTTACAGAGAGCCATGCGTTATAACCTAGCATTCCTGATCTGAATGGATGTTCATATCTTCGAAGCTGAAGAACAATGTTGACTATTGACTGTACAGTCTCTGTAGAGGCAAAAGGATTTCGTAATACCGTTTCAAAATGTTCTGAGATGGCTTTCGAGCGCTCGGAAGACATGGAACGACTGCAGACGAGAGCTGCGTGTACAAAATGCCCAAGGAAGtggtgaaggggaaggagtggTGTCGACAGCAGAGGCTCGAAAGACAAAAAGAACTTGTCATGTTGTGATGCAACTTTGCATAAGAGCCCCGAAAGTTCAAGAGACCACGTGGCGAAGTGTTCTGCCTTGTTGCTCCAAGCCGCATTGTTTATGACGCCATCAAGCTTCATGGCTTGACTTTGACTAACAGTGCCCACCGGAATGGGAACGAGAATCGGCAAAACGTCAGAGATATCCGCAGGGAGCTCTTTCAAGTCCTTTCCAGTAAGGATTGGCTTCATCCTTTGCAGGCAGCGGTACGCTGCGGACCTGACCTGGGGACGACGATCATGCAAAAGCTGCACCATGGTTTTGCAGATTGCAAGATAGAGTGCATTCATTGCTTCTGTTTTTCTGGGCTCCCCCGTCGTAGCAGTGAGGGCTTTAGCAGAAGTGTCCTGGCCGTAAAAGTTCAGGGAAGGAGCCCTCACTTCACCGTTGCAGAGGTACAGGAGATCTTGAAAGGCATTTATACCTTCCTTATCCAAGACGCTACTTATTTTGTCCTTTAAAGACCAAAACGTCGAGTCAACAAAGACTGATACGACGTCTTGCCTGTCATCTGAGTCGGCGCGACGAAGGAACTGTTTGCAAAGCTGGCCAGCGTTGTGCACTGCCTTATTCTGACTCAAGTCATCCAGATCTCTTAAAGACAGAGGGGTTGCAAGAACGGATAGACGGCTTCTTAGGCTATCAGGCCATAAAGCGACAGCTCGCTCAAAAGCCTCTTGGCTGATTTGAGAGTTTGACCATTTCGGACTCATTTTGACGATCCATTCCTCGACTGCATCACCCATCTGGTTAGACTGATGACTGCCGGTGGCAGCAGATCCACCGAGTTCAATGCGAATCTCGCCAAGCTGGCAGAATATGTTGACCAATTTTGAAGGCGTCGAGGATAATGATTCAAGCCGGTCAAAAGCCCACATCACCATGGATAGTACCGTACGACAGATGTCTGGTTGGAGTAAAAGGGCTATCGTTTCGGTAAGGAATGCCTCCCAGATAAGTGGACGCTGAAGCGTCCTTTGGTGGACCGAAAGGAGCATTGCCAAAGCTCGCAAGTAACGTCTTTGCTCACTGACGAGAAAGGCATTGTTGATGAGGGATGTGAGGCGTAGGATAGCAGCAAAAGTGAGCGCATGGAGAGAGATACTGCTATACTCCTTTTCTAGGAACCTGCAAACGTTGTAAATGTTTTGAAAAGATGCGGCCGGGTTGATTGCTTTGACTTTTCCAGTCTTTGCATTGTTGTCATGGGCCATCATCTGGGCGAATGCGATCCCTGCAGCAGTATCCTTTTCCGTTTTGTCAAGCCAAGCGACGATTTCATCGACTGACGActccaaatccatcaacTCCCAAAGATGAGCCGCCACTCCGTTAACATAGTTATGAAGCAACTTTTCGGCGTCGGCAGGACCTGACATGCCGGGAAAAGTACTTAGGAGCGCTAACGCCTCGGCTTTGCACTCCTTCATGTTGACGACGTTGGTTTTATCATTCGATAAAAAGAGTACCATGGCCATAGccgcagcagcaacagaaAGTTGCAGCGCAAGATCTTCGGGCGAAACGCCGCCGGCTGCATCACAAGCTGAAATGAAAAGCCCAATTTTACCACAATAGAGTATGTAAGCTCCCGCATGTTCCAAACAAGCGGTAAAGAAGGCAGAGCGGTTGGAAAGCCCAAACAAGCGGTGAGTGGTACTCAAGACAAACGTGATGGCTGATGACCGTGAAGTATCATGACTGATGGTGGTTGTAGGCGCATACGGGAGGTAGAGTGCGGTTATCGAGGAAAGACCGAGTCTGCGTGCTACGGCATCAAGACCCGCCCGAAGATGATCACTATACTCGGCACCACCTATTGCCGTTTCGTACAAATCGAAAATAACCATTTGGCGTTGTTTGGCAGAAGCGATGCAGCAATTAAGCTTCCACAGGACGTATGAGAGGTAGTGCTCGGGGAATGTAGGGTCACCAGCTTGTGAGTTTGAAGCTTGATCGTAGATGATTGGGTGTTCGGAAGGATGTATGGAGGGTCGATAGAGGGCGCTGGCAGCCGTTGTAGCCGCACGCGTTCGAACTCGCATATCCGGATCGCTCAAAGACTGAGAGATATAGTGGAACAAAtgctcctcatcttccatgCTCACATCATgctcctctgcctcttcttgcacCATGCCGTCTGCCCACAATGTTGACGCCGAGTCGTAGTGTAAGAATTGTTCAATGAAACGCAGCATGGCCAATCTGACTTTCCACGAAGTGATGGACCCCGAGGTGATCTTGGTAGCGATATAACAGACAAGACGCATGGCTTCATCCATCAGATCATCATTCCCACTCCCACTATTACTCCCCATCCATACTGGCGCAGAACATTTCAAGAATTCGAGACATAGCTGCAAAAGACGCTCATCTCGCGCATAGCCATAACTGTTGAGCATATTGCCCAGGGACGCAACCACGAGCTCCACGGCGTCCACGCTCAACCGCAGCCACCCTTTTTGCATGGCTTTGCATATCGCCCATCCTATCTCAACAGCTCGTAATCCATCCGCTTGCAAAAATGAATTGATCAATTGAGTATCTTTGTACGCTTTCGACTGgcccccgccgccgccgccgctgACAAGCATCATCACGCCTTGAAGACGGAAAGCTACAGCGGACCGTAACAGGGATGCAGAGGCTTTCAGTTCCGCAACTTTTTCCGGCAGAGGTGCGCTGGTCGCTTCGCCGCTTGTCACCGCAAAatcgtcatcctcctcgtcctcatcgtggccctcctcatcatgatgatgcgacgacgacgacaacAACTGTGTTGGCTGACCGGTAGACATTGATGAAGGCGAGCGAGTGATGACTTGTAGGCAGACGGGAAAGAGTCCTTGAAGTGTAGCTGAAACCTGCGTTTTCTTCGAATCAGTAAAAGCTGTAAAtctaaaaaaaaaagagagttTTTAACGTACTTCGGGCAACCTCCAAATGGCGTGTACCAACGATGCGGGATTCGACTGTACCTGAAAAGttgagaaagatgatggcgcGGTGGACATGGGCATGGGCATGGGCAACAGCGTCGATGGGAATGTGGGAGGATACTGTGTAGATTGTTGCTTGGCGCCGTCGCCATTTTCGCCCGGGACTAGAACTGGAGCTGGAGCTGGAGCTGGAGCTGGATCGCTAGAcgtgccttcttctccatcttcctgtGGCGGCGTATCGTACATGGTGGGAGGTAAAAGATCCTGACGTATCCCCGAATGAACATCTGGCTTGACAAGGATCGGCCagtcctcctcttcctcctcctctttcccctcctTTGGGACATCCACAAGACATCTCAGACCTCGCCACACGAGGTCGAGAGAGAGTATAGAGAGATCTGACGAGATGAGTAAAGGTTTCAAGAGATGTAACAGGCGGATTGCAGCGTTGATGCATGCCGCGTGAGGGATATATCCGTCCAGCTGAAGTAGACCTTGAAAGGCAAGTCCAAGGACGACGAGATCGATACATCGGCGGGGACGTTCGCCCGAGCTGATGATCGGCTTGGTTTTGGTTTCCCATTGGGCGATGGTCACGTTTAGTATATTGAGCAAAAGGTCTGAGAGACGGCGTGGTCGACCGTCGAGAAAGGTCGAATGGTCCGCTGAAGCCGTCAAGGGGGGAACGGTATTcggtggtggcggtggtggtggtgtgGGGTAGATATGGTAAAGCAAAAAATCGCGGATGGGTTGCGTTTTCGCTCGTTCCAGCGCATAGCCAACAACAGCCGAATCGGGCAAAAACTCTTTGACGACGGGTTCTGCCAGCGGGACATGGTGCTGGATCCGCGAGACGGCCGAAAACAGTCTCAGTATATCCCCCGGCGTGGCCTGATCAAGTCTCTGATCCATCTTGTCCCTCTCAAACTTTTCTCCAGCCAACGTCTTTTCCAACCATGAACATACCTGCTCTTCGAGGTCGAGCGAATACAGCTGGATATCCGATCTGGCGGCTTCGAGTGCGACAGAGTACAATGCACATACAGAATCGTGTGGTGTGGGAGGACCTTGAACGGCGATACTTGATAGTATAGATTGTATACCCTTGATCGTTGATGTAGAGTCCAACTTGTCAaactggaggaggatggcTGCAGCGTGTGATGCCGAACGGCAAGTACCGGGTAAATGGCATTTCCGCAGAGCAAAGCTCCATACTTGATTCCAATCATCTTGTTGGCTCTGGTCGTTTTCTTGTGCCCCGGTGGTATGGGACGACAGGATGATGGTTGATAAAGCAATATAGGCCCAGGACTGTAAGACCTCATTGTCGTCTCTTAGAAGCGATATCAAAGTCTGGCGAATATCAGAATGGATATCGTTGGCGAGCTTTGACCAGTGTTTATCAATGACAAAGACAAGTGTTTGGAGTGCTACAAGTCGAGATTCTGGTTTCCCCATGCCGATGGCCGAGATGAGCGAAGCGAGAGCGTTTTCAACTTTGCGTCGTTTGGATAGGGTGCCACTGCGACTGGGTGTTGTGATTGAAAAAGGGTGTGTTTGGTATAGCTAAAGCGAGGGATTGTCAGGTCGACGACGCCTACTAAAAcaaaaaaaccaaaaaatGTCAACTTACATAGACGCACGAGTCGCAGTACGTCTCGATCGCAGTCCATGAAAGCGCATGGTCGACTGTAAAGTGATGCCCTGCCGAAAAGGACCGAGTCTCAAACGGACATGCTGCAGCGTGATGACGGCCCTTGGCAATGGTCTTCAACCTCGTACTGGCCAAATCAAGCGGCTCGATTCCTCGCGACATGGTGGATTCTTTCGAAAGCATCTCCATCAGCCGTTCCACGTTTTCCCTGACGTCTTGTGCTCCCTGCACGCCGGCCGACATCTTGTGCACGACATGGGGCAGGATTTTATGGATGGCGATTGCTATCTGTTCGGGTATCCTTCTATCTCGATCCCGCTCGGGCGCTGCCCAGAGGGTGACGAGGTGAGGAAAGATCTTGACGCTGccgagcaagaagaggtcgCGACAGTTGAGTTCCATTTCTGATAGGACGGTATTTAGTGCCTTTAAGAGATGCAAGTGGTAGATGGTGACGTGCGGGTacatgatgaagaagcgcCGGATTTTGAGGACGATACCAAGCCCGACTTTTTGTCCTGCGGTCAGCGTGTCGCCGCTCTTCATGGTGGGCGGGACGACGGGCGATACGGTGCTGCATAAAAGGGCTGGGATGATCTGTACCAGGCTGGACGTGTTCACTGTGACTGGCGGTCTgtgcggc belongs to Cryptococcus neoformans var. grubii H99 chromosome 7, complete sequence and includes:
- a CDS encoding proteasome component PRE2, encoding MVVAVAASAHIDTTTSASTSHFSSISLSQPTMNTLLQQVQQPSKLDAFTAAEDEFASSDPAAWGSMAGFGNLSRTGSVSGMSVPRVHDPTSFLDMHTDSMSANPEAKIKIAHGTTTLAFRFKGGIIVAVDSRATAGSYVASGTVKKVIEINKFLLGTMAGGAADCQYWETYLGMQCRLHELRNKERISVAAASKILSNIVYQYKGMGLSMGTMVCGWDKTGPCIFYVDDDGQRLKGDLFSVGSGSTFAYGVLDQGYKWDLSDEEAQELGRRSIVAAGHRDAYSGNTCNLYHVRQEGWEFIGNYDINELWYEYEGKKKAAREAAAGSPMAVEA
- a CDS encoding serine/threonine-protein kinase TEL1, variant, with product MDSVSGLHAALTLCASESARDRGRAHALLPAIFANPENLLVFHAAAAKHGGAPWLALFHCLFRAVAVEKQAVLRSSTRNAQPAERLSHAIRLVRLVAEQAVHLIARKPLIALLTHMRHQLVLSPRIFAPALLDYSKAINRLLSYPPHLESLDAHTWLALMSISFAAILGDDVLSDDQMDEQDILDVARELALLDTEKKAPPPPPHRPPVTVNTSSLVQIIPALLCSTVSPVVPPTMKSGDTLTAGQKVGLGIVLKIRRFFIMYPHVTIYHLHLLKALNTVLSEMELNCRDLFLLGSVKIFPHLVTLWAAPERDRDRRIPEQIAIAIHKILPHVVHKMSAGVQGAQDVRENVERLMEMLSKESTMSRGIEPLDLASTRLKTIAKGRHHAAACPFETRSFSAGHHFTVDHALSWTAIETYCDSCVYLYQTHPFSITTPSRSGTLSKRRKVENALASLISAIGMGKPESRLVALQTLVFVIDKHWSKLANDIHSDIRQTLISLLRDDNEVLQSWAYIALSTIILSSHTTGAQENDQSQQDDWNQVWSFALRKCHLPGTCRSASHAAAILLQFDKLDSTSTIKGIQSILSSIAVQGPPTPHDSVCALYSVALEAARSDIQLYSLDLEEQVCSWLEKTLAGEKFERDKMDQRLDQATPGDILRLFSAVSRIQHHVPLAEPVVKEFLPDSAVVGYALERAKTQPIRDFLLYHIYPTPPPPPPPNTVPPLTASADHSTFLDGRPRRLSDLLLNILNVTIAQWETKTKPIISSGERPRRCIDLVVLGLAFQGLLQLDGYIPHAACINAAIRLLHLLKPLLISSDLSILSLDLVWRGLRCLVDVPKEGKEEEEEEDWPILVKPDVHSGIRQDLLPPTMYDTPPQEDGEEGTSSDPAPAPAPAPVLVPGENGDGAKQQSTQYPPTFPSTLLPMPMPMSTAPSSFSTFQVQSNPASLVHAIWRLPEVSATLQGLFPVCLQVITRSPSSMSTGQPTQLLSSSSHHHDEEGHDEDEEDDDFAVTSGEATSAPLPEKVAELKASASLLRSAVAFRLQGVMMLVSGGGGGGQSKAYKDTQLINSFLQADGLRAVEIGWAICKAMQKGWLRLSVDAVELVVASLGNMLNSYGYARDERLLQLCLEFLKCSAPVWMGSNSGSGNDDLMDEAMRLVCYIATKITSGSITSWKVRLAMLRFIEQFLHYDSASTLWADGMVQEEAEEHDVSMEDEEHLFHYISQSLSDPDMRVRTRAATTAASALYRPSIHPSEHPIIYDQASNSQAGDPTFPEHYLSYVLWKLNCCIASAKQRQMVIFDLYETAIGGAEYSDHLRAGLDAVARRLGLSSITALYLPYAPTTTISHDTSRSSAITFVLSTTHRLFGLSNRSAFFTACLEHAGAYILYCGKIGLFISACDAAGGVSPEDLALQLSVAAAAMAMVLFLSNDKTNVVNMKECKAEALALLSTFPGMSGPADAEKLLHNYVNGVAAHLWELMDLESSVDEIVAWLDKTEKDTAAGIAFAQMMAHDNNAKTGKVKAINPAASFQNIYNVCRFLEKEYSSISLHALTFAAILRLTSLINNAFLVSEQRRYLRALAMLLSVHQRTLQRPLIWEAFLTETIALLLQPDICRTVLSMVMWAFDRLESLSSTPSKLVNIFCQLGEIRIELGGSAATGSHQSNQMGDAVEEWIVKMSPKWSNSQISQEAFERAVALWPDSLRSRLSVLATPLSLRDLDDLSQNKAVHNAGQLCKQFLRRADSDDRQDVVSVFVDSTFWSLKDKISSVLDKEGINAFQDLLYLCNGEVRAPSLNFYGQDTSAKALTATTGEPRKTEAMNALYLAICKTMVQLLHDRRPQVRSAAYRCLQRMKPILTGKDLKELPADISDVLPILVPIPVGTVSQSQAMKLDGVINNAAWSNKAEHFATWSLELSGLLCKVASQHDKFFLSFEPLLSTPLLPLHHFLGHFVHAALVCSRSMSSERSKAISEHFETVLRNPFASTETVQSIVNIVLQLRRYEHPFRSGMLGYNAWLSVNFVDLSKAAVKCGLYVSALLFLELANDQGGWLDLGEPRVREIMYDIYSNVEDPDGFYGVQNKDIRDSLRRRLEHEGLSWEALGWAGAVYNVNGSDSRSAIPVLHHLHDIGLSRLASVVATETRTSGSVPLDDPFFADLSWRTGDWNLPIGRESGATSSGLLYSALSAVHRSKSYESASKIVDKAVHAEMTRLGGLQKEMLTSIQSTVTNLLCLRELNRWLDPQLQQEIHEAIDRGTLRDLQDINDRFEFASAERIIATRLSVFDSVKQRESRDMIGDVLTPKMELVIKAESTCHIKLSRLALKSNNLQAAINSLTALQKLQADVGEIDEAQDVFCEVLWKQGEHTLAIQLLEDLLLREKKKKSKGQRIPALEGRLAHWASEARLKAAHEIFGMFSNVTKSIKRSTADVSEHAEIFYQFACFADKQYVSQSSSADVKELKEYSKLRASQVLRLSARQSRARESDQKNSAVREAELDEEKLKKFEMQQKQYLNAALQFYAEAVSMTDNFNNCITRLVTLWLENDKNEESNVIFSRAIRKVPSYKFIFLAPQLAARLHRPESPTIFNATLNGLMFRMSQDHPYHTLYHVIPLLWEHKQPQSTNSSMLGRKSAADDIMMRLTSSASNRLAAGAARSMKRFVAIAMEWTSFVEKDKRLEYKLPSDSPLRKTPRDIPVATSAPSIDVTCQYKDIATFDHFSEWYTRAGGLSRPKVMTCFDSNGQKYTQLFKKDDGFRQDAVMEQIFVLVNDLLNRNRQTRSRKLRYRTYGVLALPDATGVIEFVVGTKPLIKYLPPAHEKYHPKDITSHDFLKTMQEVQSVKNNDEKIIQTWMKLKKRFHPVMRHLFTEKYRDPMAWFSMKLTYARSLAVTSIVGWVLEIGDRHCSNILMDECTGELVHIDFGIAFGAGRILPIPELVPFRLTDDLVDALGVTGVNGAFRQCSQLVLQTLIDSSDVVLTILEVFKQDPLHTWMVDDKMKKAQDGHHKMYPERGQEKADRIMRETRENLSKELSVQYRVNQLIQEARDVNNLATIFRGWHSWL